Genomic window (Eubalaena glacialis isolate mEubGla1 chromosome 6, mEubGla1.1.hap2.+ XY, whole genome shotgun sequence):
ttgctggatcgtatggtagttctattttaattttttgaggaacctccatactgttttccatagtggctgtaccagcttacattcccactgacagtgcacaagggttccctttattCCACAtacttgccagcatttgttatctcttatctttttgataatagacattctaacaggtgtgaggcgatatgtcattgtggttttggtttgcatttccctcataattagtgacattgagcaccttttcatgtgcctgctggccatttggatgtcttctttggaaaaatgtctattaaggtatttacccatttaaaaaattggattatttAGTGTTTTGCTATTGCTTTGAAGGAGTTCCTTGTATAgtgtggatattaaccccttattggatatgtggtttgcaaatattttctcccattccatgggttgcctTTCATATTGCTAATGGTTTCccttgctatgcagaagctttttagttggatgtagtcccacttgattatttttgcttttatttcctttccttttggtgtcaaataaaaaaaaatcattgacaaGACTGATATCAAGGAACTCTTgcctcttatgttttcttccaggagttttatggtttcaggtcttacagtcaagtcttaatccattttgagctgagTTGTGTATGATGTaaaataggggtccagtttcattcttttgcatgtggatatccagttttcccaactctatttgttgaagaggctattttcctccattgtatattgtcaGCAGCCTTGTAAAAATTGAACAAAaaagtatgtaattttttttctgcgTTTTTGATTCTCTTCTATTGATCTTTATGTtggtttttatgccaataccatactattttaattacatagctttgtaatatagtttgaaatcaggaagtgtgatgtctccagttttgttctcctttctcaggattgctttggctgtttggggtcttttgtggttccatactaattttagcactttttttctgtttctgtgaaaaatgccattggaatttttataaggattgcactgaatatgtagaTCACTGTGGGTAGTatagatattttaacaatattagttcttccaatccataagtataggatatctttccatttatttgtgtcttcctcaattctttcatcagtgttttacagttgtcagtgtacagatctttcacctccttgattaaatttatttctaagtattttattattattcatgctATTGTAGACGggattgttttctaaatttctttttcaggtagttagtttttagtgtatagaaatgcaattgatttttgtatactgattttgCTCCTAAAGGATTACGAATTCCCTGCTCTTTTAGCTCTCTGATGCAAGCTAATTAGAAATCCTATCTTCAGGCAGCAGCTGGGAAAGTCAGAAGGTTACATATATATCCTAGCGCCCCCACTGGGGAGAAATTAGGAGCTGGgtgtttttgtttactttctctGTGCTGAGACAGAGGGAATAGTTGTTGGGAGAGCTTGTGCACCCAAATAGAACTGCCTCTTTGTCTTGTATAATTCCAGGGGATTTGTGCGTGCTGAGCCCCATTAGTTCCCAGAGCTAGGTTATTTGAGATCCAGTCCCTCAGGTGGTAGCTGTAACAGTTGGGGTGTTAAATGTGTGGTCAAGCTCCTTTCAGGAAGAAGCTTGAGAGTTGATTGTACTGTTGGAACTAGTAAGGAGGAGACAGAGGGTGATGTGCCCACCAGCTCTATCCCGGGAGGATCCTGGTCAGCTTTCATATGCAGGCTGATTAGAAGGCAGAACCTTAGGCAGCAGCTGGGAATGTATGCAGTGAAATCCCTTCTAGAGAGAAAGTGGAGGTGGGCATTTTTGTCTGCTTTCTATGTGCTGAGCCCAGGGTGCATCCCGTAGGAAGTACTTGAGTGCCCATTTGAAAGCTGCTTTTCTTGTTGTTTAATGTGGTCCTATGAGATCATAAATACTGAGCCCTGTTGGCTATCAGagctaaggaatttttttttttaaattaaaaaaaattttttttactaaacATTTATTTGCACTTGCATTTTCTGTATCAGGTTTACTTTGATGTAGAGCTTCTTTAAAAAAGCTAACTGAATTTGTCCACTGAAAAGGCTCACGTTTTTTCGAAAACCAGTGCTGCTACACTGTTTCCAGATCTGCCTCCAAAGCTGAACCTGGGTGTCCGCAGCTCTTCAAAAAGTTCAAATccttcactgaattcatttagCAACTCTTCCTTGGTCCAATTACATGAGGTTATTAGAAAAAAGCCTTTCACTTTCAACACCCTGGGGAGAGATTTCACATATTGCTTTCTCTTCTCAATTGCATTGTCAGGATTAAGGCTTATGGCATCAAAAGTCCCTTCGTCAATACAAATATGAAATCCAGACAGTTTTGTGGAAGGATTCAAAAAGTCTTCTACCTTCAACTTAATGTTAGATAAACCTTCTTTCTCTATAATATTTCTAGAAAGCTGTATTGCAGAAGGAGAGTAATCAATTCCAGTAATATTAGAGAAACCAAATTTTGCCAACAAGTTCAACCAGGAAAACACCATTTCCAGTTCCAATATCAAGCACTGAAGCATCCAATGGAATCTTGTGTTTCTGCATCCACCTTATTAGTCGAGTCATACTCTCTTCTCCAAACCAGATTTCTCCTGTATCTCCATATTCTTGGAAAGTTTGCAGTTCTCTCTCATAGACAGCATCCCAATGCTCTCGGGTGCCCAGCGCAGACGGGGCGAAGCCATCCCCTCCGGGACTGCCCCCTGGAGACCGCGCCGCGGCCCCAGCGCCGCCGTCGTTGTCCGCGCCCTCGCTCATCGCGCTCCTTGCCCCGTACCGCCGTTGGGGCCGCCATAGAGACGTGGCGCGGGCCAGAGCTAAGGAATTTGAGGACTTGTCCCTGGGTGGCAGCAGCAAAAGTTGTGGAAACAGATGTGTGGACAAGCTTCTTCCAGAGAGAAGCTGGTGACTGGGTTTTATTGTTGGAGTGGCAGAGGGAGAAAGCAGGAATCTGCCCACTGGTCCTCAGGTGGCAGCTGGAAGAGTATGCAGTCAGACCTCCTCCAGGAAAAAACTGGGACATGGCTGTTGCTGCCTGCTCCCTCTGTGCTTAGGGGAGATAGCTGTGCGGAGTGTTCATGAGTCCATTTAACAACTGCTTCTTAGTTTGTTATAGTCCCATTGGACTTGTGAATGCAAGTCCCTGTTGACTGTCAGAGCTAGGTGATTTGGGGGACCGATCCCTTGGGTGGTGGCTATGAAAGCTGGGGTGTTAGATGTCTGGACAAACTCCTTCCTTCTAGGATGAAGCTGGCGACTTGGTTTTATTGTTGGAGTAAGCCAGAGGGAGACGGTGGGGGAAGTGCCCACCTGCTCTTTCGGGCTCTGGGGAGGATCTCAGTCAGTACTTAGTTGCAGACTAATTAGGAGCTAGACCCTCACGCGGCAGCTGGTGAAATATGTAGTCAAATCCCTTCCAGGTAAAAACTGGGAGAGGGAATTTTTGTCTGCTCCCTCTGCACTGAGCCTGGTGAGAATAGCCATGGGGAGTGTCCTCTGCCTGTTAAcaactgcttctttgtttgctatAGTCCTGTGGGACTTGTGATGCAATCCCCATTGGCTTTCAGACTAGGTGATTTGGGAGCTAGTCCCTTGGTGGCAGGCTTAATAGTTGGAACACTAGATATGGGGTGCAAACCCTTTGGTCCCCAGGGAGAATCTGGAAGTGGGAGTTCCCTTCTGACTGTAAGGCACTGTGCCAGTGGTGGGGCTCATGGTGAGATTGTATCTCAACCTTTGTGGGTATTTTCTCCGTTGCCAGATGTGTAGGAACCACTCAAGTAGTTTCTGGACTTCTCTATAGGGAATTGATTTGTGTGTGGCTGTATATTTGGTGCATCCATGGAAGGAGGGGAATTCAGGAGACTCCTATGTTGTCATCTTGGTGGCATTCCCAGAAAGAGCTAATGTGAATAAAAATTCTCTTTAATCCAATTGAGAGGGTTAACTTCTGGGGAGTAAAGCCAGAAAAGGGAGAAGTAGAGGCAAAGGACCCAAGCAGTATGGTATAGGTAGTTGAGTGGGTAAGTGAGAATTATAATAAGACTCAGCAGTCATTTAGAATGAGAAaggctttaatatttttctttttgagaatagATCACCTAATACTATTACCTGTGATGATGACTGTTGGTTTTCAGGGCTAGAGTTACCAATTCATTTCCAAATCATCCCTGCCAGTAGTATGCAGGACTTGGAATTTAATATCATTTCTTTTGGTGGGAACTGACACAATTTATCACATGTTTGGTAAGCTCTTCTGCAGTTGTGGGCGACAGCCTGAACAACACTGATCACCCCTTCTGAGATGGGCTGTCTGTGG
Coding sequences:
- the LOC133093234 gene encoding LOW QUALITY PROTEIN: EEF1A lysine methyltransferase 2-like (The sequence of the model RefSeq protein was modified relative to this genomic sequence to represent the inferred CDS: deleted 1 base in 1 codon) is translated as MSEGADNDGGAGAAARSPGGSPGGDGFAPSALGTREHWDAVYERELQTFQEYGDTGEIWFGEESMTRLIRWMQKHKIPLDASVLDIGTGNGVFLVELLAKFGFSNITGIDYSPSAIQLSRNIIEKEGLSNIKLKVEDFLNPSTKLSGFHICIDEGTFDAISLNPDNAIEKRKQYVKSLPRVLKVKGFFLITSCNWTKEELLNEFSEGFELFEELRTPRFSFGGRSGNSVAALVFEKT